The following coding sequences are from one Sander lucioperca isolate FBNREF2018 chromosome 2, SLUC_FBN_1.2, whole genome shotgun sequence window:
- the pmpca gene encoding mitochondrial-processing peptidase subunit alpha, producing the protein MATHMSRYRSWSRVQRFGIAAYRKYSNGGRYPNISLSAPLPGIPKPVFASVHGQEKYETKITILENGLKVASQNKFGQFCTVGILVNSGSRHEAKYPSGIAHFIEKLAFSSTAQYGSKDEILLTLEKHGGICDCQTSRDTTMYAVSAEVKGLDTVVSLLSDAVLQPRLLDDEIEMTRMAVRFELEDLNMRPDPEPLLTEMIHAAAYRGNTVGLPRFCPVDNVDKIDKKVLHSYLRNYYCPKRMVLAGVGIEHEQLVECARKYLLDAKPVWGTSAVANVDLSVAQYTGGIVKMEKDMSDVSLGPTPIPELTHIMIGLESCSFLEEDFIPFAVLNMMMGGGGSFSAGGPGKGMFTRLYLNVLNRHHWMYNATSYHHSYEDSGLLCIHASADPRQVREMVEIITREFIQMASNAGEMELERAKTQLKSMLMMNLESRPVIFEDVGRQVLSTGKRKLPHELCDLISNVTASDIKRVTTKMLRSKPAVAALGDLTELPSYEHIQAALSSKDGRLPRMYRLFR; encoded by the exons ATGGCGACTCACATGTCGAGGTATAGAAGCTGGAGTCGTGTTCAAAG GTTTGGGATCGCAGCTTACAGAAAGTACAGCAATGGCGGCCGATACCCAAATATCTCCCTCTCTGCACCGCTGCCTGGGATCCCCAAGCCAGTGTTTGCATCTGTACATGGTCAGGAAAAATATGAGACCAAGATCACTATTCTAGAAAATGGCCTCAAAGTCGCCTCCCAAAACAAGTTTGGTCAATTCTGCACAGTTGGAA ttttagtaAATTCTGGATCCAGACATGAAGCAAAGTATCCGAGTGGAATAGCTCACTTCATAGAGAAACTCGCCTTTTCT tCCACAGCTCAGTACGGGAGTAAAGATGAAATTCTCCTCACGTTGGAAAAACACGGAGGGATATGTGACTGCCAAACATCAAG GGATACCACCATGTATGCAGTGTCTGCTGAAGTTAAGGGTCTGGACACAGTGGTCagtcttctctctgatgctgttCTACAGCCTCGCCTGCTGG ATGATGAAATTGAGATGACCAGAATGGCGGTACGCTTTGAGTTAGAAGATCTAAACATGAGGCCAGACCCTGAACCTTTACTCACTGAGATGATCCATGCT GCCGCATATCGAGGAAACACGGTTGGACTGCCTCGCTTTTGTCCTGTAGACAACGTGGACAAGATTGACAAGAAAGTGCTTCACAGCTACCTGCGTAACTACTACTGTCCCAAACGGATGGTGCTGGCTGGAGTGGGCATCGAGCACGAGCAGCTGGTTGAATGTGCCAGGAAATACCTGCTGGATGCGAAGCCGGTGTGGGGAACAAGTGCAGTGGCCAACGTGGACCTCTCTGTAGCACAGTACACTGGTGGCATCGTCAAG ATGGAGAAGGATATGTCAGACGTGAGCCTTGGCCCCACCCCGATCCCAGAGCTCACCCACATTATGATCGGCCTGGAGAGCTGCTCCTTCCTG GAGGAAGACTTCATCCCATTCGCGGTGCTCAACATGATGATGGGTGGAGGAGGCTCCTTTTCTGCAGGAGGACCCGGAAAAGGCATGTTCACCCGCCTATATCTGAACGTGCTCAACAG GCATCATTGGATGTACAATGCCACCTCCTACCATCATAGCTATGAGGACAGCGGTCTGCTGTGTATCCATGCCAGTGCAGACCCCAGACAG GTGCGAGAAATGGTGGAGATAATAACAAGAGAGTTCATTCAGATGGCTAGCAACGCAGGAGAG ATGGAGCTGGAGAGGGCCAAGACTCAGCTCAAGTCAATGTTGATGATGAACCTCGAGTCGCGGCCGGTTATTTTTGAAGATGTTGGTCGCCAGGTTCTCTCCACAGGAAAGAGAAAGCTGCCACATGAACTGTGTGATCTAATAA GCAACGTGACAGCCAGTGATATTAAGAGAGTAACCACTAAGATGCTGCGCAGTAAGCCCGCAGTAGCAGCTCTGGGAGACCTGACGGAGCTGCCCTCATACGAACACATCCAGGCCGCTCTGTCCAGCAAAGACGGACGTCTGCCCCGCATGTATCGCCTCTTCCGATAG